A section of the Haloferax sp. Atlit-12N genome encodes:
- a CDS encoding GNAT family N-acetyltransferase — protein sequence MTGSNADAATATAATTARAGAGREYAYRVRNERIDRTVAFAEVDPALDFDRLRAWFGSDHVKPYWQLDLPEAAFRAKLDAKLDDDHLTPYVGLLDHTPMSYWETYRAADDVVGERYGAEPEDRGVHLLIGPPEYLGHGYAAPLLRAITAFQFRATDAERVVSEPDVRNEIAIRVFERCGYEPQGRIDLPDKEALLMHCERERFFGVETEVSR from the coding sequence ATGACCGGCTCGAACGCCGACGCGGCGACCGCGACCGCGGCCACGACGGCGCGAGCGGGCGCGGGCCGCGAGTACGCGTATCGGGTTCGAAACGAGCGCATCGACCGGACCGTGGCGTTCGCCGAGGTCGACCCGGCCCTCGATTTCGACCGCCTTCGCGCGTGGTTCGGCTCCGACCACGTCAAGCCGTACTGGCAACTCGACCTGCCGGAGGCGGCGTTTCGGGCGAAGCTCGACGCGAAACTCGACGACGACCATCTCACGCCCTACGTCGGCCTGCTGGACCACACGCCGATGAGCTACTGGGAGACCTACCGCGCGGCCGACGACGTGGTCGGCGAGCGCTACGGCGCGGAGCCGGAAGACCGCGGCGTCCACCTGCTCATCGGGCCGCCGGAGTACCTCGGACACGGCTACGCCGCGCCGCTCCTGCGGGCGATTACCGCGTTTCAGTTCCGCGCGACCGACGCCGAGCGGGTCGTCAGCGAACCGGACGTTCGCAACGAAATCGCCATCCGCGTCTTCGAGCGCTGCGGCTACGAACCGCAGGGGCGCATCGACCTCCCCGACAAGGAGGCGCTGTTGATGCACTGCGAGCGCGAGCGGTTCTTCGGCGTGGAGACGGAGGTGAGCCGATGA
- a CDS encoding lysine N(6)-hydroxylase/L-ornithine N(5)-oxygenase family protein codes for MSETPVHDVVGVGLGPFNLGLAAMLDGAPDDVDAVFLEQDAEFAWHEGMLIEGTTLEVPFLADLVTLADPTNPHSYLNYLRETGRIYEFYFYETFQIPRREYNDYLRWVSRRLDACRFERRVTNIEWDDAGYFEVTARHPESGEEHRYRAEDVVFGVGSRPHVPENLGGHPERDVFHTAAYRSRKERCLDADSITVVGSGQSAAEVFLDLLEAQADADYRLDWLTRSEGFFPMEYSKLGLQHFTPEYTSYFNDLPQETRDEVYPEQDLLYKGIDVNTSAEIYDALYRRSIGDRDPDVGLFAMTSVEGIERVAGPGGPRYRLDCEQWQSETPFAHESEVVVLGTGYHRPTPSFLSSLESRIEWDDEGRYRVTEDYRLRLDDDVTGRIFVQNAERHTHGVGAPDLGLGCYRNAHIVNRLCNRPVYPEDEDTVFQDFAVERFLETTGGATAAASTAEEDE; via the coding sequence ATGAGCGAGACGCCCGTCCACGACGTGGTCGGCGTCGGTCTCGGGCCGTTCAACCTCGGGCTAGCCGCCATGCTCGACGGCGCGCCCGACGACGTGGACGCGGTGTTCCTCGAACAGGACGCCGAGTTCGCGTGGCACGAGGGGATGCTCATCGAGGGGACGACCCTCGAAGTCCCGTTCCTCGCGGACCTCGTGACGCTGGCCGACCCGACGAATCCCCACAGCTACCTCAACTACCTGCGGGAGACGGGGCGTATCTACGAGTTCTACTTCTACGAGACGTTCCAGATTCCCCGGCGGGAGTACAACGACTACCTGCGCTGGGTCAGTCGGCGACTCGACGCCTGCCGGTTCGAACGCCGGGTGACGAACATCGAGTGGGACGACGCCGGCTACTTCGAGGTGACCGCCCGCCACCCCGAAAGCGGCGAGGAGCACCGCTACCGGGCCGAGGACGTGGTGTTCGGCGTCGGGAGCCGACCGCACGTCCCCGAAAATCTGGGCGGGCACCCCGAGCGGGACGTGTTCCACACCGCGGCGTACCGGAGCCGAAAAGAGCGGTGTCTCGACGCCGACTCGATAACCGTCGTCGGGTCGGGCCAGAGCGCCGCGGAGGTGTTCTTGGACCTCTTGGAGGCGCAGGCCGACGCGGACTACCGACTCGACTGGCTCACGCGCTCGGAGGGCTTCTTCCCGATGGAGTACTCGAAGCTCGGACTCCAGCATTTCACGCCGGAGTACACGTCGTACTTCAACGACCTCCCGCAGGAGACCCGCGACGAGGTGTACCCCGAACAGGACCTGCTGTACAAGGGCATCGACGTGAACACCAGCGCCGAGATATACGACGCGCTCTACCGTCGCTCCATCGGCGACCGCGACCCCGACGTGGGGCTGTTCGCCATGACCTCGGTGGAGGGCATCGAGCGAGTGGCCGGCCCCGGCGGACCGCGCTACCGTCTCGACTGCGAGCAGTGGCAGTCCGAGACGCCGTTCGCCCACGAGAGCGAGGTCGTCGTCCTCGGGACGGGCTACCACCGGCCGACGCCGAGTTTCCTCTCGTCGCTCGAATCGCGAATCGAGTGGGACGACGAGGGTCGCTACCGCGTCACCGAGGACTACCGACTGCGCCTCGACGACGACGTGACGGGGCGCATCTTCGTCCAGAACGCCGAGCGCCACACCCACGGCGTCGGCGCGCCCGACCTCGGCCTCGGCTGTTATCGCAACGCGCACATCGTGAACCGACTCTGCAACCGACCGGTCTACCCCGAAGACGAGGACACCGTGTTTCAGGACTTCGCCGTCGAGCGGTTCCTCGAAACGACCGGCGGCGCGACCGCGGCGGCATCGACGGCGGAGGAAGACGAATGA
- a CDS encoding IucA/IucC family siderophore biosynthesis protein, translating into MNGPELRTNGRTGRIDGLETLRTALDADRWADVSRDLLTKLFEEFLYEELLDPEARGSDGEWTRYRLDYDGVSYRFAAQSRPFDSYRVDPDSIERRADGDSGETVSGDAGEKPGRGGDADGWRPATDPVQFLLDARESLGVAPETASHLVREYNNTLVADAHIDARKADADQSLLDMPYAAVEGEMEGHPWFTISKGRIGFGYDDYRAYAPERKTPQSLVWVAAHRDRADFRSVEGLRYESLMAQQLGEAAAEFDATLRAGGHDPDDYYYLPVHEWQWENTVAQLFAKDIAVGDIVPLGTGPDSYLPQQSVRTLTNLSDPEKPHVKVPIRVLNTIVYRGLPGEQARAAPRVTEYVQSIRDDDPFLRDDCELVLPGEIASLNYDHPEFSQLDDAPYQYHELLGAVWRESVEALVDDDEQVLTLSALMHEDADGTPVVSKLAERAGCSIDEWLADCFDVLLPPLLHYLYRYGMVFMPHGTNTMLVLRDGRPTRLAVKDYVDEIAVSETRLPELDRLPDDLYEHDDIVHQKSPEGMCQHIVGTLFVCVLRYVADLLERREGYDEIRLWRQVRASIERYHERFPELEDRFELFDLFKPEYDKLCLNRNRLVEYGYDDDHAPPAVTAHGTVSNALFDLEPAARTGGERSD; encoded by the coding sequence ATGAACGGACCAGAACTGCGGACGAACGGACGGACGGGACGGATAGACGGACTGGAGACGCTCCGAACCGCGCTCGACGCGGACCGGTGGGCGGACGTGAGCCGCGACTTGCTCACGAAGCTGTTCGAGGAGTTCCTGTACGAGGAACTGCTCGACCCCGAAGCGCGCGGTTCCGACGGCGAGTGGACCCGGTACCGCCTCGACTACGACGGCGTTTCCTACCGGTTCGCGGCCCAATCGCGACCGTTCGACAGCTATCGTGTCGACCCCGACAGCATCGAGCGACGGGCAGACGGCGATAGTGGCGAAACGGTGAGCGGAGACGCCGGCGAGAAGCCGGGGAGAGGCGGAGACGCCGATGGCTGGCGGCCCGCGACCGACCCTGTCCAGTTCCTCCTCGACGCGCGGGAGTCGCTCGGCGTGGCCCCCGAGACGGCGAGTCACCTCGTTCGGGAGTACAACAACACGCTGGTCGCCGACGCCCACATCGACGCCCGAAAGGCCGACGCGGACCAGAGCCTGCTGGACATGCCGTACGCCGCGGTCGAAGGCGAGATGGAGGGCCACCCGTGGTTCACCATCAGCAAGGGCCGCATCGGCTTCGGCTACGACGACTACCGGGCGTACGCGCCCGAGCGCAAGACGCCGCAGTCGCTCGTCTGGGTCGCCGCGCACCGCGACCGGGCCGACTTCCGGAGCGTCGAGGGCCTGCGGTACGAGTCGCTGATGGCCCAGCAACTCGGCGAGGCCGCGGCGGAGTTCGACGCGACGCTCCGGGCCGGCGGCCACGACCCTGACGACTACTACTACCTCCCAGTCCACGAGTGGCAGTGGGAAAACACCGTCGCGCAGCTGTTCGCCAAGGACATCGCCGTCGGCGACATCGTCCCGCTCGGAACCGGCCCCGACAGCTACCTCCCGCAGCAGTCGGTACGGACGCTGACGAACCTCTCGGACCCCGAAAAGCCGCACGTCAAGGTCCCGATTCGCGTGCTGAACACCATCGTCTATCGGGGACTGCCCGGCGAGCAGGCGCGCGCCGCGCCGCGGGTCACGGAGTACGTGCAGTCGATTCGCGACGACGACCCGTTCCTCCGCGACGACTGCGAGTTGGTGCTGCCGGGCGAGATTGCGAGCCTCAACTACGACCATCCCGAGTTCTCGCAACTGGACGACGCGCCGTACCAGTACCACGAACTGCTCGGGGCGGTGTGGCGCGAGAGCGTCGAGGCCCTCGTCGACGACGACGAGCAGGTGCTCACGCTCTCGGCGCTCATGCACGAGGACGCGGATGGCACGCCCGTCGTCTCCAAGCTCGCCGAGCGGGCCGGCTGTTCTATCGACGAGTGGCTGGCCGACTGCTTCGACGTGCTGTTGCCGCCGCTGTTGCACTATCTCTACCGCTACGGGATGGTTTTCATGCCGCACGGGACGAACACGATGCTCGTCCTGCGGGACGGCCGACCGACCCGGCTGGCGGTGAAGGACTACGTGGACGAAATCGCGGTCAGCGAGACGCGCCTCCCGGAACTCGACAGGCTTCCCGACGACCTGTACGAACACGACGACATCGTCCACCAGAAGTCGCCGGAGGGGATGTGCCAGCACATCGTCGGCACGCTGTTCGTCTGCGTCCTGCGCTACGTCGCCGACCTGCTGGAGCGCCGCGAGGGCTACGACGAGATTCGCCTGTGGCGGCAGGTCCGCGCGAGCATCGAGCGGTACCACGAGCGGTTCCCGGAACTGGAAGACCGCTTCGAGCTGTTCGACCTGTTCAAACCGGAGTACGACAAGCTCTGTCTGAACCGGAACCGGCTTGTGGAGTACGGTTACGACGACGACCACGCGCCGCCGGCGGTGACGGCCCACGGAACCGTCTCGAACGCGCTTTTCGACCTCGAACCGGCGGCGCGAACAGGGGGAGAACGGAGCGACTGA
- a CDS encoding polysaccharide deacetylase produces the protein MSDELFARVDSNHKPEPWGEYRAAATFTFDLDANELWRAAAALDPEFARLDYRGDYGPEVGVPRLVELFDKYDVNCTFFVPGKVAEEWPEAVKLLHEHGHEIAHHGYTHVSPREMSAEREATEFRRTVEVFEDLTGEPPVGYRTVGGMRDQTLDLVEDAGMLYDASWQDTDMPYLREDHDLVEIPNDYLLDDFVYWGFNMGPTFEFQSGISPHGPVFDTWEAEFDGIRERGRLFVLTMHPQIVGRASRVDALESLLQQMLSTGDTWVTTCAELARYWRDRYD, from the coding sequence ATGAGCGACGAACTGTTCGCGCGCGTCGATTCGAACCACAAGCCGGAGCCGTGGGGCGAGTACCGCGCCGCGGCGACGTTCACGTTCGACCTCGACGCCAACGAACTGTGGCGCGCGGCCGCCGCGCTCGACCCGGAGTTCGCCCGGTTGGACTACCGCGGTGACTACGGGCCGGAAGTCGGCGTGCCGCGGCTCGTCGAACTGTTCGACAAATACGACGTGAACTGCACGTTCTTCGTCCCCGGCAAGGTCGCAGAAGAGTGGCCCGAGGCGGTGAAACTCCTCCACGAACACGGCCACGAAATCGCCCACCACGGCTACACGCACGTCTCGCCCCGCGAGATGTCGGCCGAGCGCGAGGCGACCGAGTTCCGACGGACCGTCGAGGTGTTCGAAGACCTCACCGGCGAGCCCCCGGTCGGCTACCGGACGGTCGGCGGGATGCGCGACCAGACGCTCGACCTCGTCGAGGACGCCGGGATGCTGTACGACGCCTCGTGGCAGGACACGGATATGCCGTATCTCCGCGAGGACCACGACCTCGTGGAGATTCCTAACGACTACCTACTGGACGACTTCGTCTACTGGGGGTTCAACATGGGGCCGACGTTCGAGTTCCAGTCGGGAATCTCTCCGCACGGCCCGGTGTTCGACACGTGGGAGGCCGAGTTCGACGGCATCCGCGAGCGCGGTCGGCTGTTCGTGTTGACGATGCACCCGCAGATTGTGGGTCGGGCGAGCCGCGTCGACGCGCTCGAATCCCTGCTCCAGCAGATGCTCTCGACCGGCGACACGTGGGTGACGACCTGCGCGGAACTCGCGCGCTACTGGCGCGACCGATACGACTGA
- a CDS encoding MATE family efflux transporter yields MGRATKLRNCLDGLFVDPSELDLTEGGIARPLCYLAAPIVVTNLLQTAYNVADTLWLGRYSTEALAAISFAFPLVFLFLSLGLGLSIAGSVLVAQHTGAGESLDAERAAAQTLTYTTIAAVGVGAVAYVAVDDLLAFMGASPAVLPLATAYMRIVSLGMVFVFAFYAFISLMRGRGDTVTPMLVMVGSVALNVVLDPVLVFGWWGAPELGIRGAAIATVCCRGLAAVVGVGILLDGRRGLQLRPRQFVPSAAAARRLFRLGLPTALEETGRAVSINLLLAVVGLFSTGVVAGYGVGTRVFSVVVLPTVAFASAVETMTGQNLGAGATDRATATNRFAAVFLFGVMSACGVVVWIAARPLVGLFATDATVVDAGVSFLRTIAPSFGFVGLMRVFTGGLRGAGRTTAASLIVILALGVVRIPAALWGASALGPGGIWIAFAASNIVGGGVASLWFYRTSRWRSLARSGVGGAVAGDD; encoded by the coding sequence ATGGGCCGCGCGACGAAGCTCCGGAACTGCCTCGACGGCCTGTTCGTCGACCCGTCGGAACTCGACTTGACCGAGGGAGGTATCGCGAGGCCGCTTTGCTACCTCGCGGCACCCATCGTCGTTACGAACCTGCTCCAGACGGCGTACAACGTCGCGGACACACTCTGGCTGGGCCGGTACAGCACCGAGGCGCTCGCGGCCATCTCGTTCGCGTTCCCGCTGGTGTTCCTGTTCCTCTCGCTGGGGCTGGGCCTCTCTATCGCCGGGAGCGTCCTCGTCGCCCAACACACCGGCGCGGGCGAATCGCTCGACGCGGAGCGGGCCGCCGCGCAGACGCTCACGTACACGACCATCGCGGCCGTCGGCGTCGGCGCTGTCGCCTACGTCGCGGTCGACGACCTGCTCGCGTTCATGGGCGCGTCACCCGCAGTCCTCCCGCTGGCGACCGCCTACATGCGCATCGTCTCGCTGGGGATGGTGTTCGTGTTCGCGTTCTACGCGTTCATCTCGCTCATGCGGGGCCGCGGCGACACCGTCACACCCATGCTCGTCATGGTGGGGTCGGTCGCGCTCAACGTCGTCCTCGACCCAGTGCTCGTCTTCGGGTGGTGGGGCGCGCCCGAACTCGGCATCCGCGGGGCGGCGATAGCGACGGTGTGCTGTCGCGGACTGGCCGCCGTCGTGGGTGTGGGCATCCTCCTCGACGGACGGCGCGGGCTCCAACTCCGACCGAGGCAGTTCGTCCCGAGCGCCGCGGCCGCGAGGCGGCTGTTCCGACTCGGCCTGCCGACCGCCCTCGAAGAGACCGGACGGGCGGTCTCAATCAACCTCCTCTTGGCCGTCGTCGGGCTGTTTTCGACCGGCGTCGTCGCCGGCTACGGGGTCGGGACGCGCGTCTTCTCGGTCGTCGTCCTCCCGACGGTCGCGTTCGCGAGCGCGGTTGAAACGATGACGGGACAGAACCTCGGCGCGGGAGCGACCGACCGCGCGACGGCGACCAACCGCTTCGCTGCGGTGTTCCTGTTCGGCGTCATGAGCGCCTGCGGCGTCGTCGTCTGGATCGCCGCCCGTCCGCTCGTCGGCCTGTTCGCAACCGACGCGACCGTCGTCGACGCCGGCGTTTCCTTCCTCCGAACGATTGCCCCCTCGTTCGGATTCGTCGGACTGATGCGGGTGTTCACCGGTGGGCTTCGCGGGGCGGGGCGGACGACAGCGGCGTCGCTCATCGTCATCCTCGCCCTCGGCGTCGTGCGGATTCCGGCCGCGCTGTGGGGGGCGAGCGCCCTCGGCCCCGGCGGCATCTGGATCGCGTTCGCCGCCTCGAACATCGTCGGCGGCGGCGTCGCGTCGCTGTGGTTCTACCGGACCTCCCGGTGGCGCTCACTCGCTCGAAGCGGTGTGGGGGGGGCCGTGGCCGGCGACGACTGA
- the xacR gene encoding HTH-type transcriptional regulator XacR: MDAKHPVRTTEKTLALVEELMEKGPCGVTELASDLDMGKSAVHNHLTTLQKHGYVLKDGDDYRVGLKFLEVGGHSRKSMEVYQVAEPEVKSLAADTGELANLLVEEQGMGVYLMRAKGDDAVDLDTYAGLRTNLHTTALGKAILANLPESRVDEIIERHGLEQKTPKSIGTRQELFQVLEAVRERGYAIDDGERLEGLRCLAAPIKSSSGEVLGAISVSAPASRVSDEDLHGSLPERVLSAANVVELNINY; the protein is encoded by the coding sequence ATGGACGCCAAACATCCGGTGCGAACCACCGAGAAGACACTGGCGCTCGTCGAGGAGTTGATGGAGAAAGGACCCTGTGGGGTCACGGAGCTAGCGAGCGACCTCGACATGGGAAAGAGCGCGGTCCACAACCACCTGACGACCCTCCAGAAACACGGGTACGTCCTCAAGGACGGCGACGACTACCGCGTCGGGCTGAAGTTCCTCGAAGTCGGCGGTCACAGTCGGAAGTCGATGGAGGTGTATCAGGTCGCCGAACCCGAGGTAAAATCGCTCGCCGCCGATACGGGTGAACTCGCCAACCTCCTCGTCGAAGAACAGGGGATGGGCGTCTACTTGATGCGGGCGAAAGGCGACGACGCCGTCGACCTCGACACCTACGCGGGCCTCCGAACGAACCTGCACACGACCGCCCTCGGGAAGGCGATTCTCGCGAACCTCCCAGAGTCCCGGGTGGACGAGATAATCGAGCGCCACGGTCTCGAACAGAAGACACCGAAGAGCATCGGCACGCGACAGGAGCTGTTCCAGGTGCTCGAAGCGGTCCGCGAGCGAGGCTACGCTATCGACGACGGCGAGCGCCTCGAAGGACTGCGCTGTCTCGCGGCACCCATCAAATCGTCCTCCGGTGAAGTGCTCGGAGCCATCAGCGTCTCCGCACCCGCCAGCCGGGTCAGCGACGAAGACCTCCACGGGTCGCTCCCCGAACGCGTCCTGAGCGCGGCGAACGTCGTCGAACTCAACATCAACTACTGA
- a CDS encoding 2,5-dioxovalerate dehydrogenase, with amino-acid sequence MTEPSKNYVNGEWVASETGETAEVTNPANPSEVVATYQHSNENDAAAAVDAAVAAEDEWRNTPGPERGRILREAGTLLAQRKDELTEILIAEEGKARPEAAGEVQRAIDIFHYFSTKAADLGGTQKGASGPNTNLYTRQEPVGVAALITPWNYPIAIPAWKLAPALAAGNTVVLKPASIAPGVVIEIARALDEAGLPDGVLNVVTGPGSSVGSEFIGNEGTDLVSFTGSSQVGEMVYEQATDAGKRVQTELGGKNPTLVADSADPAEAADIVANGGFGTTGQSCTACSRAIVHEDVYDDFVAELVDRAESLDVGPGTDHEMGPQVSESELSSTLEYIDIAEGEGATLVAGGGVPEGEEVETGHFVEPTVFTDVDPDMRIAQEEVFGPVVAVIEVSDFDEGLAVANDVDYGLSASVVTDDHTEANRFVDEAEAGVVKVNDKTTGLELHVPFGGFKRSSSETWREQGDAGLDFYTIEKTVYDNY; translated from the coding sequence ATGACGGAACCCAGTAAAAACTACGTCAACGGTGAGTGGGTCGCCTCCGAGACCGGCGAGACGGCCGAGGTGACGAACCCCGCGAACCCGAGCGAGGTAGTCGCGACGTACCAGCACTCGAACGAGAACGACGCTGCGGCGGCCGTCGACGCCGCCGTAGCGGCCGAAGACGAGTGGCGAAACACGCCCGGTCCCGAGCGCGGGCGCATCCTCCGCGAGGCGGGCACGCTCCTCGCCCAGCGGAAGGACGAACTGACGGAGATTCTCATCGCCGAGGAGGGGAAGGCGCGGCCCGAAGCGGCGGGCGAGGTACAGCGCGCTATCGACATCTTCCACTACTTCTCGACGAAGGCCGCCGACCTCGGCGGCACGCAGAAGGGTGCGAGCGGACCGAACACGAACCTCTACACGCGCCAAGAGCCCGTCGGTGTCGCGGCGCTCATCACGCCGTGGAACTACCCCATCGCCATCCCGGCGTGGAAGCTCGCCCCGGCGCTCGCCGCCGGCAACACCGTCGTCCTGAAGCCCGCCTCCATCGCACCCGGCGTCGTCATCGAAATCGCCCGCGCGCTCGACGAGGCCGGCCTTCCGGACGGCGTCCTCAACGTCGTCACCGGGCCCGGTAGCTCGGTCGGAAGCGAGTTCATCGGCAACGAGGGAACGGACCTCGTCTCGTTCACCGGCAGCAGTCAGGTCGGCGAGATGGTCTACGAGCAGGCCACAGACGCCGGCAAGCGCGTTCAGACCGAACTCGGCGGGAAGAACCCGACGCTCGTCGCCGACTCGGCCGACCCCGCCGAGGCCGCCGACATCGTCGCTAACGGTGGGTTCGGCACCACCGGTCAGTCCTGTACGGCGTGTTCCCGCGCCATCGTCCACGAGGACGTGTACGACGACTTCGTCGCCGAACTCGTCGACCGCGCGGAGTCCCTCGACGTCGGCCCCGGAACCGACCACGAGATGGGCCCGCAGGTCAGCGAGTCCGAACTCTCCTCGACGCTGGAATACATCGACATCGCCGAGGGCGAGGGCGCGACCCTCGTCGCCGGCGGCGGCGTCCCCGAGGGCGAGGAAGTCGAGACGGGCCACTTCGTCGAGCCGACGGTGTTCACCGATGTCGACCCCGACATGCGTATCGCACAGGAGGAGGTCTTCGGTCCGGTCGTCGCCGTCATCGAAGTGAGTGACTTCGACGAGGGTCTGGCGGTCGCGAACGACGTCGACTACGGCCTGTCGGCCAGCGTCGTCACCGACGACCACACCGAGGCGAACCGCTTCGTCGACGAGGCTGAAGCCGGCGTCGTGAAGGTCAACGACAAGACGACCGGCCTCGAACTCCACGTCCCCTTCGGCGGGTTCAAGCGCTCGTCCTCCGAGACGTGGCGCGAGCAGGGCGACGCGGGTCTCGACTTCTACACCATCGAGAAGACCGTCTACGACAACTACTGA
- a CDS encoding xylonate dehydratase — protein MVEQAKLSDPNAEYTMRDLSAETMDITNPRGGVRDAEITDVQTTMVDGNYPWILVRVYTDAGVVGTGEAYWGGGDTAIIERMKPFLVGENPLDIDRLYEHLVQKMSGEGSVSGKVISAISGIEIALHDVAGKLLDVPAYQLVGGKYRDEVRVYCDLHTEDEANPQACAEEGVRVVEELGYDAIKFDLDVPSGHEKDRANRHLRNPEIDHKVEIVEAVTEAVGDRADVAFDCHWSFTGGSAKRLASELEDYDVWWLEDPVPPENHDVQKLVTQSTTTPIAVGENVYRKFGQRTLLEPQAVDIIAPDLPRVGGMRETRKIADLADMYYIPVAMHNVSSPIGTMASAQVAAAIPNSLALEYHSYQLGWWEDLVEEDDLIQEGRMEIPEKPGLGLTLDLDAVGEHMVEGETLFDEE, from the coding sequence ATGGTTGAGCAAGCGAAGCTTAGCGACCCGAACGCGGAGTACACGATGCGCGACCTGTCCGCGGAGACGATGGATATCACGAATCCGCGAGGCGGCGTCCGCGACGCCGAAATCACGGACGTACAGACGACGATGGTCGACGGGAACTACCCGTGGATTCTCGTCCGCGTCTACACCGACGCCGGCGTCGTCGGCACCGGCGAGGCCTACTGGGGTGGCGGCGACACCGCCATCATCGAGCGGATGAAACCGTTCCTCGTCGGCGAGAACCCCCTCGACATCGACCGCCTCTACGAGCACCTCGTCCAGAAGATGTCCGGCGAGGGCTCGGTCTCGGGCAAGGTCATCTCCGCCATCTCGGGCATCGAAATCGCGCTTCACGACGTCGCCGGGAAGCTCCTCGACGTGCCCGCCTACCAGCTCGTCGGCGGGAAGTACCGCGACGAGGTGCGCGTCTACTGCGACCTCCACACCGAAGACGAGGCCAACCCGCAGGCCTGCGCCGAGGAGGGCGTCCGCGTGGTCGAGGAGCTCGGCTACGACGCCATCAAGTTCGACCTCGACGTGCCCTCGGGCCACGAGAAGGACCGCGCGAACCGCCACCTCCGCAACCCCGAAATCGACCACAAGGTCGAAATCGTCGAGGCCGTCACCGAGGCCGTCGGCGACCGCGCCGACGTCGCGTTCGACTGTCACTGGTCCTTCACCGGCGGGAGCGCCAAGCGCCTCGCGTCCGAGCTGGAAGACTACGACGTGTGGTGGCTCGAAGACCCCGTCCCGCCGGAGAACCACGACGTGCAGAAGCTCGTGACCCAGTCCACGACGACGCCCATCGCGGTCGGCGAGAACGTCTACCGGAAGTTCGGCCAGCGGACGCTGCTCGAACCGCAGGCGGTGGACATCATCGCACCCGACCTGCCTCGTGTCGGCGGCATGCGCGAGACGCGGAAGATTGCCGACCTCGCGGACATGTACTACATCCCCGTGGCGATGCACAACGTCTCGTCGCCCATCGGAACGATGGCCTCCGCGCAGGTCGCCGCGGCCATCCCGAACTCGCTTGCCCTCGAGTACCACTCCTACCAGCTCGGCTGGTGGGAGGACCTCGTCGAGGAGGACGACCTGATTCAGGAGGGTCGCATGGAGATTCCCGAAAAGCCCGGCCTCGGGCTGACGCTCGACCTCGACGCCGTCGGAGAACACATGGTCGAAGGAGAGACGCTCTTCGACGAGGAGTAA